The Sorangiineae bacterium MSr11367 genome window below encodes:
- a CDS encoding fatty acid desaturase, protein MASGATATPKTARINDQLITLRPKETVLQAALRSGIDFPNSCRVGGCATCKCRLVEGEVKELTETGYLLSAQELAQGYILACQSVPKTHVRIDVELAKHAARRTVAGRVVARHAVTHDITRLAVQLDEPLDYRAGQFTELAFEQLPGVVRSYSFATPADGSGVVGFYIRKVPGGQLSSFVHDHDVRGLSVRLRGPAGDFWLRDGDAPLVLIAGGSGLPPILAMLQQAASVGDTRPVTLLFGAREERDLYALDQIEALQATWRGSFRFVPVLSEASSNASWTGKRGRVVDELPALLPPNAHAYLCGPPAMVDAAVTVLMANGISQEHVHFDRFTTRADASPPGVLDVFHYLKYFLFHAVGLFAVAVLLAGGWLVSAGLAAVLAFYLVGDAVSGDDTSTPTFRHPSILTAQLWLALPLLALIVFSSVWSVCSGDPLGFGRWVSAWTGYDVLAARAATSLGHHVAGAVATGLMIGMVGTIPAHELTHRTWDSLSMLVGRGLLAFSFDTSFAIEHVYGHHRYVSTLEDPATAPRGRNVYFHVLASTLQGNRSAWNIETERLSKKGLAHVSWHNAFLRGHAMSVVLVAIAWSMGGAVAAAYFVACALWGKALLEIVNYMEHYGLVRDPSTPVQPRHSWNTNRRISSWTMFNLTRHSHHHAQGEVPYHDLRPYPNAPMMIGGYLTTLVVAMIPPLWHRLMTPRVLAWDRDHATAEERALAQQANARWR, encoded by the coding sequence ATGGCGAGCGGAGCGACGGCCACACCGAAAACGGCCCGGATCAACGATCAGCTCATCACACTTCGCCCGAAGGAGACCGTCCTCCAGGCGGCGCTTCGGAGCGGGATCGATTTCCCGAACAGCTGCCGCGTCGGGGGTTGCGCCACCTGCAAATGCAGGCTCGTCGAAGGCGAGGTGAAGGAGCTGACCGAGACGGGGTACCTGCTCTCGGCGCAGGAACTCGCGCAGGGGTACATCCTTGCCTGCCAGAGCGTGCCGAAGACCCACGTGCGGATCGACGTGGAGCTGGCGAAGCACGCGGCGAGGCGGACCGTGGCAGGGCGCGTGGTCGCACGGCACGCGGTGACCCACGACATCACCCGCCTCGCCGTGCAGCTGGACGAGCCGCTCGATTACCGTGCGGGGCAATTCACGGAGCTGGCGTTCGAGCAGCTGCCGGGCGTCGTGCGCTCCTATTCCTTCGCGACCCCGGCGGACGGCAGCGGCGTCGTCGGTTTCTACATTCGCAAAGTGCCGGGCGGCCAGCTCTCGTCCTTCGTCCACGATCACGATGTGCGCGGGCTGTCCGTGCGGCTCCGTGGCCCCGCCGGGGACTTCTGGCTGCGCGACGGCGACGCACCGCTCGTGCTGATCGCCGGTGGAAGCGGCCTGCCTCCCATCCTCGCCATGTTGCAGCAGGCTGCATCCGTGGGTGACACGCGACCGGTCACCTTGTTGTTCGGGGCGCGCGAAGAGCGCGATTTGTATGCACTCGACCAGATCGAGGCGCTCCAGGCGACGTGGCGGGGCAGCTTCCGCTTCGTGCCCGTGCTCTCGGAGGCTTCCTCCAACGCGAGCTGGACGGGAAAGCGAGGGCGCGTGGTGGACGAGCTCCCTGCCCTGCTCCCGCCCAATGCACACGCCTACCTATGTGGGCCGCCAGCCATGGTCGATGCCGCCGTCACCGTGCTCATGGCCAATGGCATTTCGCAGGAGCACGTCCATTTCGATCGCTTCACCACGCGCGCCGACGCCTCACCCCCGGGCGTGCTCGATGTATTCCACTACCTCAAATACTTCCTCTTCCACGCCGTCGGGCTGTTCGCGGTGGCCGTGCTGCTCGCCGGCGGTTGGCTCGTGAGCGCGGGTCTCGCCGCCGTGCTCGCGTTTTACCTCGTGGGCGATGCCGTGAGCGGCGACGACACATCGACGCCGACGTTTCGCCATCCGAGCATTTTGACCGCGCAGCTCTGGCTGGCACTCCCGCTGCTCGCGCTCATCGTGTTCTCTTCGGTGTGGAGCGTGTGTTCGGGCGATCCTCTGGGCTTCGGGCGCTGGGTCTCCGCCTGGACGGGCTACGACGTTCTCGCGGCGCGTGCGGCGACGAGCCTGGGGCATCATGTTGCCGGGGCCGTCGCAACGGGGCTCATGATCGGCATGGTCGGCACCATCCCGGCGCACGAGCTCACGCACCGCACGTGGGATTCCCTGTCGATGCTCGTGGGGCGCGGGTTGCTCGCCTTCAGTTTCGACACGAGCTTCGCCATCGAGCACGTGTACGGCCACCACCGCTACGTCTCGACCCTCGAGGATCCGGCGACGGCGCCGCGCGGTCGGAACGTGTACTTCCATGTGTTGGCCTCGACCCTCCAAGGCAACCGAAGCGCCTGGAACATCGAGACCGAGCGCCTCTCGAAAAAGGGGTTGGCGCACGTTTCGTGGCACAACGCCTTTTTACGCGGCCATGCGATGAGCGTCGTGCTCGTCGCCATCGCGTGGAGCATGGGTGGCGCCGTGGCCGCGGCCTACTTCGTCGCATGCGCCTTGTGGGGTAAGGCGCTGCTCGAGATCGTGAACTACATGGAGCACTACGGCCTCGTGCGGGATCCCAGCACGCCCGTGCAGCCACGCCATTCGTGGAACACCAACCGCCGAATCAGTTCGTGGACGATGTTCAACCTGACGCGCCATTCGCATCACCATGCGCAAGGCGAGGTCCCGTACCATGACCTTCGCCCTTACCCGAATGCGCCGATGATGATCGGCGGATACCTCACCACGCTCGTGGTCGCCATGATCCCGCCGCTCTGGCATCGACTGATGACCCCGCGCGTTCTCGCATGGGACCGAGACCACGCGACGGCCGAGGAGCGCGCGCTCGCCCAGCAGGCGAACGCGCGCTGGCGGTGA